CAACTCATCAACTTTTCTTCTCTGCGTCCTGCTTCGGATAGGCGATCCGGGAGTGAAGCATATTGGACAGGCAGAACACAAAGGCCCGCTTGACGCGGGATAGCTCCTCCAACGTCATTTCGCAGTCATCGAGCTGACTGTCCTCGACGCGGGCGTCTACCATCCGGTCCACCAGTTCCGAAATGCCCGAGGCGGTGGGTTTTTCAAGGGAACGGGAGGCGGCCTCAACAGAGTCGGCTAACATGATTATGGCCGCCTCTCGGGACGTGGGTTTGGGGCCGGGATAGCGGTAGCTTGATTCATCCACAACCGTTCGGCTTCTGCCGGAAGCGGTTTGGGGCTCCGCCTGGGCCAGTCGGCCGGCCTTGTGATGGAAATATGTCACCAATCCGGTTCCCTGATGCTGCTGGATGATGTCAATGACCGCGCGGGGTAGCTTATAGAGCATGGCGAGGGTTATCCCATCTTTGATGTGCGACATGACCAGCAGGGCGCTCATGCTGGGTGCCAATTCATCATGGGGATTCTGGCCGGTGCGGATGTTCTCGGTGAAATAGTCGGCCTTGGTGATCTTGCCGATGTCGTGGAAATAGGCGCCGACTCTGGCCAGTACTGAATTCGCATCAATCTCATCCGCCGCAGCCTGGGCCAGATTGGCCACCATCAGGCTATGGTGGTAGGTGCCAGGGGCCTCGAACGCGAGCCGTTGCAGCAGGGGGTGGGCCAAATCCGACAGTTCCAGAAGGGTCATCGTGGAGGTGAGGCCGAAGAGGGCCTCACACACCGGTAATAACAGCAGAACCAGAAGGCCCGCGATCAGGCCCCCCGCAATGCTTGCTCCGATCAGGTTGGACAGTTGCATAGCCTGGGAGGGAATACGGTCAACGAGTACACCGAGACTTGCAACCTGAAAAATCCCGATCAGGAAACCGATCCGAATCACCTGTGTTCTGCGTCTGATACGCTTAAGCCATCTTGCGGAGGCGGCGGTGGCAATGAGCCCGGCTATCAGGATAGGGATACTGCCGTTCCCGATAATAAAACAGACCAGAGTGGTCCAGAGGCCGGCCACGATGGCGGCGCCCCCGCCCAGTAATACCCCGGTGAGTAGAGGGGCAAGTGCGAAAGGAATTAGCATTGCCGTGGTGCCCCTGGCGAGAACCGGCCAGTGATCAGTCATTTGGATCAGGAGACTGCCGGGAACAATGGTTGCCAGTGCGCTCATGGCGAGAAGCAGCAGGTGGGTGTTGCTTTTAATGACTTTAGGGGCCAGCACCCGCAACATCATGGCCGCCACGAAGGTGATAATGATCAGGAAAAGCTCATTGCCGGAATTGGCAAGGGCCTGCTTAAAAGCGCCTGTTTTTTCGCCAGGACCGGTGCATAAAAGCAGAACGGCCGCACCCCAGAGCGAAGTGCCGATCAGCAACGAAATGGAGGGGCGATCCCACCAGCCGATGTCGCCATCCTGCGTTTTCCGCCCCGAATCTTTGTAGCGTTCTTTAAGCCGCCGTGACCTGAATTTTGATAGCCAGTGATTCATGTATTGCTGAGCCCGTGACAAATTGGAGCCGAACTGATACAAGCATTAATACATTTTTGGAGCCAACTGGCAAGAATGAGTAACCGGAAACACGCATATCTATTTGTGGGGGATGATGAATACCCTCTTAACCTGGCCGCCCGGCAGTTGGTCAACACCCTTGTGCCTCCTGCGGATCAGGCCTTCGGGCTTGAGGTCATCGAGGGCCGGGCGGATTCGGTGGATGATGCGCTTGCGGTGACCCGGCGCTGTCATGAGGCCCTCGTGACCCCCGGATTTTTAATGACGGGCGATAAGGTCATCTGGTGGAGGGGTGTTTCGTTTCTGGATGCGCCAACGGATAAGGATGAAGCCGCGCCGGAGAAGTCAAAAGGATCAACGGATGACAATGACCGGGTGAAGGAGGCCGTTAAAGGGCTTGCCGCGGCGCTGCAGGCCGGACAAGGCGGGACCACCGTATTACTGGTCACGGCCCCCAAAGTGGATAAGCGTTCCTCGTTCTATAAGTTGTTCTCGACTCGATATGAGGTGCGGGAGTTTTTTCTGCCCGACAAAGGATATCTTGTTGAGCGGGTGGGGCGTGAAAAAATCAATGCCGCCTTCCGTGAGTTGGGCGTGACGCTGACGCCGGAAGCGACTGAACTGTTTCTGGCCCGGGTGGGCGCCGACTCCCGGCAGATTTTCATGGAGGCCGAGAAATTGGCTCTGTTTTTAGGGGATCGTCGTCGCGCCACCATTGAGGATGTAAAGATGGTGGTGTCCACGACCTTGACTTCCGTCATGTGGGACCTTCTCGACGCGGTCGGTGATCGAAAATTGCCTGACGCCCTGGAAGTTTTGCGGGATTTGCTGGCGGGGAAAGAAAGTCCCATCGGGATCGTGGCCTCGCTCTCCTCCCGGATGCGGGATTTGGTTTTATACCGGGAGGCTCTGGATAAGGGATGGGTTCACAGTAAAGGGGGCGGGGCGGAATGGGTGGGACTGCCTGAAGAGGTCGCCGAGGTGATTACTGCCATCCTGAAGCGACCGCCCAATACCATCCATTCATTCGTCGTGAACAAGATGGTCCAGCAGGCACGTTGTTATTCAGCCCCTGCGCTGCGTCGTAACCAACGGGTTCTCACGGAAACGTACGAAGCCTTGGTCTCGAGCAACGTGCCTGATCAGACCGTTCTGGAGCTGATGTTGGTCCGGCTGATGACGTAGAAAAAGCGCAGAGTTGACACCGCACCAGTTTTCGATATCTTTTAGCCCACTTTTCATCAGGCCAACATAGCTCAGCTGGTAGAGCAGCGCATTCGTAATGCGCAGGTCGTCGGTTCGATCCCGACTGTTGGCTCCAATTCCATCCTTCCGCAGATACTCGGATTGCGTCAAAAAAGCCCTTATAAGCCAATAAAACAGGCGTTTATTGAATCTCGTATTAAGAGCGTCTTTTGCATTGTGCTACCTAAAAACAAAAATAAACACATCGCAACGCTTCGGTGGTTGTGTTATTTATGCACCAGGTTTATACTCCAGAAAGAGGTTAAGAAAGGCAGGTGCGTCATGAAAGAGATTAAAGGGACATTATTCAAGCGGGCAACTGTCAATGGTAAGACTTCCCAGCTAAAGCCAGACTCGGACCAAGAGGGGAATTTCTATGTCGCTTATGTAGTCCACGGAAAGCGAACCGTAAAAAACCTGAAAACGACGGACTACCTGATAGCAAAATCCCGTTGGGCTGAAGAGAAAGTGAATCTCTTGCCCCGCAATGATACGAAGGAATCAGAAGAAGAATGGCTGAGGAAACAGGCTGAAATCGGTGATCGTGCTAAAGCACTACTTCATCATACAGCGCAATCAGCATCAGACATTCCTCTTGCTGAAGCGTTTGAGCGATATCTTGCAAACCACTCCCGCCCTTCAGGGACTAAAGAGGTTACCTTGGCGGATTATCGAGGGTACTTCAATCGGTTCCTGAAATGGGCTCCGCAGTCGCTGAAATACACGCGGGACCTGACTCGTGAAATATGTGACCAGTATGTATCCGACCTTGAAAAGGGGGACATCCGGTATGGTAAGCTGAGGCCGAAAGACGCATCAACCGTCAATAAACATCTGGTTGTTTTGCGGATTATTTGGCACACACTGCATCCTGACTCTATTAGTCCATGGGCTGGA
This region of bacterium genomic DNA includes:
- a CDS encoding HDIG domain-containing metalloprotein, translated to MNHWLSKFRSRRLKERYKDSGRKTQDGDIGWWDRPSISLLIGTSLWGAAVLLLCTGPGEKTGAFKQALANSGNELFLIIITFVAAMMLRVLAPKVIKSNTHLLLLAMSALATIVPGSLLIQMTDHWPVLARGTTAMLIPFALAPLLTGVLLGGGAAIVAGLWTTLVCFIIGNGSIPILIAGLIATAASARWLKRIRRRTQVIRIGFLIGIFQVASLGVLVDRIPSQAMQLSNLIGASIAGGLIAGLLVLLLLPVCEALFGLTSTMTLLELSDLAHPLLQRLAFEAPGTYHHSLMVANLAQAAADEIDANSVLARVGAYFHDIGKITKADYFTENIRTGQNPHDELAPSMSALLVMSHIKDGITLAMLYKLPRAVIDIIQQHQGTGLVTYFHHKAGRLAQAEPQTASGRSRTVVDESSYRYPGPKPTSREAAIIMLADSVEAASRSLEKPTASGISELVDRMVDARVEDSQLDDCEMTLEELSRVKRAFVFCLSNMLHSRIAYPKQDAEKKS
- a CDS encoding tyrosine-type recombinase/integrase, yielding MKEIKGTLFKRATVNGKTSQLKPDSDQEGNFYVAYVVHGKRTVKNLKTTDYLIAKSRWAEEKVNLLPRNDTKESEEEWLRKQAEIGDRAKALLHHTAQSASDIPLAEAFERYLANHSRPSGTKEVTLADYRGYFNRFLKWAPQSLKYTRDLTREICDQYVSDLEKGDIRYGKLRPKDASTVNKHLVVLRIIWHTLHPDSISPWAGKHSLKKPKGGRYRALSCKECKAIHKILPGEHRTLFMLAYSTGQRVSDLAPLSWDEIDMKKRIIHVIPKKTDARNQPEVDMPMTDQVYAELLKIGPQKTGWVLQGIGAQWQYNPPNISQVITRYIKKAKIPDTNKGHPSLHSCRKTFASMLTEAGAPQQVISYLTSHTLGGVNDDYNEPFMKTLRRWVTTAILPL